One region of Chlorobiota bacterium genomic DNA includes:
- a CDS encoding Crp/Fnr family transcriptional regulator yields the protein MLKPARTPIPECDQCIAKGLSIFSDLTPNQVESIAEVKVCKHYRKGQIIFFAGDNPSGLYCLHRGKVKLYKHGKDDKEQIVRLAKAGDLIGYRSLLSSEPYSAFAVPMEDSTLCYIPKSAFLSLLTTNQEFSMRVLKLLSEELRHAEERIVDMAQKPAKERLAEALLLLKDTYGLKSDNQTLNVVVTREELANIIGSATESTIRILSEFRQEGSIDFVGRKIRIIDQQALLRAANLYD from the coding sequence ATGCTGAAACCTGCCAGAACTCCCATTCCCGAATGTGACCAATGCATTGCCAAAGGTCTTTCGATCTTCTCCGACCTGACACCAAACCAGGTGGAGTCCATTGCCGAGGTCAAAGTCTGCAAGCATTACCGCAAGGGCCAGATTATTTTCTTCGCGGGGGATAATCCAAGCGGGCTGTATTGCTTGCACCGGGGAAAAGTGAAGCTGTACAAGCATGGGAAGGATGATAAGGAGCAGATTGTCCGCTTGGCGAAAGCTGGGGATTTGATTGGCTACCGTTCTCTTCTTAGCAGCGAACCCTACTCCGCCTTCGCGGTGCCGATGGAGGATTCGACCCTTTGCTACATCCCCAAATCGGCATTCCTTTCGCTGCTGACAACAAACCAGGAATTTTCGATGCGCGTGCTGAAACTTCTTTCGGAGGAGCTTCGCCACGCCGAAGAACGGATTGTTGACATGGCGCAGAAGCCGGCAAAAGAACGGCTTGCCGAAGCGTTGCTTCTGCTGAAAGACACCTACGGCCTAAAGTCCGATAATCAAACGCTGAACGTGGTGGTAACGCGCGAAGAGCTTGCCAACATCATCGGCTCGGCAACGGAATCCACCATCCGAATTTTAAGCGAATTCCGCCAGGAAGGGAGCATTGATTTTGTGGGGCGGAAGATTCGGATTATTGACCAACAAGCATTGCTGCGGGCGGCAAACCTGTACGATTAG
- a CDS encoding cation transporter, which yields MVNHQHDQEKNDDQPQLQRIRLRAAWLSFGIGILMLLMKMGGYLVTNSAAVLSDALESVVHVIATGIALYSTVLIARPADHRHPYGYGKMEYFSAGAEGALIVAAAIAICYEATLDLIRGSHLKDIDVGVWIVAAAGAINLLLGYYLIRTGKRTRSLVLEADGKHVLTDSFTSIGVLVGLLLVKLTGVVILDPLFAIAVALNILYTGYQLVRQALDGLMNTVDTETLERTVAAVNKARRPEMIDMHRLRSWRAGERRFIDFHLTLPYYLPLRATHDLQDVLIKTVAAEFHNQAELLLHLDPCNNALCRFCTVANCEVRHNPFAENNPFTIAGAVDIPVYQRKGGSQ from the coding sequence ATGGTCAACCATCAACACGATCAAGAAAAAAATGACGACCAGCCACAACTGCAACGGATTCGGTTGCGGGCTGCGTGGCTATCGTTCGGGATTGGCATCCTGATGCTGCTGATGAAGATGGGGGGCTATCTGGTGACAAACTCCGCCGCTGTGCTCTCCGATGCGTTGGAGTCGGTGGTGCACGTGATTGCCACGGGGATCGCGCTCTACAGCACGGTTCTGATCGCCCGCCCCGCGGACCATCGCCACCCGTATGGATATGGCAAAATGGAGTACTTCTCGGCCGGGGCAGAAGGGGCGTTGATTGTTGCTGCGGCAATCGCCATTTGCTACGAAGCCACGCTGGACCTTATCCGTGGCAGCCACCTGAAAGATATTGACGTTGGCGTTTGGATTGTGGCCGCTGCGGGTGCAATCAACCTGCTGCTGGGGTATTACCTGATCCGCACCGGGAAACGCACCCGCTCGCTGGTTCTTGAAGCCGACGGCAAGCACGTCCTGACCGATAGCTTCACCTCAATCGGCGTGCTGGTTGGATTGCTGCTGGTGAAGTTGACTGGGGTGGTAATTCTGGACCCATTGTTCGCCATTGCCGTGGCGTTGAACATCCTGTACACCGGCTACCAGTTGGTTCGCCAGGCATTGGATGGATTGATGAACACGGTGGATACTGAGACGCTGGAGCGGACCGTGGCCGCCGTCAACAAAGCCCGCCGCCCAGAGATGATTGATATGCACCGGCTGCGGTCGTGGCGCGCGGGGGAGCGGCGGTTCATTGATTTCCATCTGACGCTCCCATACTACCTGCCGCTCCGCGCAACGCACGACCTGCAAGATGTCCTTATCAAAACCGTTGCTGCCGAGTTCCATAACCAAGCGGAGTTGCTGCTGCATCTGGACCCCTGCAATAACGCGTTGTGCCGTTTCTGCACCGTCGCCAACTGCGAAGTCCGCCACAACCCTTTTGCCGAAAACAACCCCTTCACCATCGCCGGAGCAGTGGATATTCCGGTGTATCAAAGGAAGGGGGGAAGCCAGTGA